The genome window CTTCGGCGCAAATATCAATGCTTCCGGGACTGACGGCGGAGGTACTGTGCGCGTCGGAGGCGGTTTCCGGGGGATGGAACCAGTGCCGAACGCACTGGTAACTTATGTTAGTCCTGATTCTACGATCGCAGCCAACGCGATCGACCGCGGCAATGGCGGCACTGCGGTAATTTGGTCAGACAATACAACTCGCTTCTTCGGCAATATTAGTGCTCGCGGGGGCATCGCCGCAGGTAACGGCGGAAAAGTAGAAGTTTCGGGCAAAAATGCTTTAACTTTCCAAGGAGAGGTCGATACCCGCGCGACTAACGGTGCGATCGGCAATCTGTGGCTCGATCCGGCAAATATTACGATCGTCAGCGGTAACGGCGACACCAACGCGCGATCGACTGGCGGAGAACTCGAACCGGCACCACAACCCAATGAAACATCGATCTCAGAATTACAGTTGGAACAGATGGCGGCCGGCAGCAACGTGGTTCTAGATACCCCCGGCTACATCACCCTCCAAGACTTGCCCGACAACCAACTTTCCCTGCAAGCGAGAACCGGAGACACCGTAACATTTAGAGCGGGCGGAGTGTTTTTTGTCAATGACTCCAAGGACTCAATCGAGACTCAAGGCGGCAACATCAATATTTTCGCCAGCAGCATCTCTCTGGGCGGACTCAATGCTAACGGCGGCAATATCGCTCTCACTGGTAACGGCATTGACTTGAGAGGCGGCAGCAATTCTGTCAGCAGTGCGGGGGGAACAATTCGCTTGCAGCCCAACGATAGCCGAGCAATTCGGATCGGTGGCACCGGCGATATTTTGGGCATTTTGGACTTGACGGCAACGGATCTCGGCGCTTTGGCGGGGGGTTTCGGCTCGATCGCGATCGGGCGCGAAAACGGTAGCAGTTCGTCGATCGCGATCGTCGCACCCATTACTTTCAACAGCCCGCTGACACTTCAAGGCAGCTCGATCGCGATCGACCATCCCCTGAATACAAGCGGCAGCGCTAGCTTGACTCTCGACGCGCCCCAAACTGATCTCGGCGCCAACATTGCGACATCCGGCGCCGATCTCACTTTTACAGGAAACGCATCCCTCAATGCTGACGTGGCTTTGAGCGCGGAAGTTACCGGCAGCATTCTGTTCTCCGGTAGCCTAGACGGATCTCGCGCCCTGAGACTTGACGCTGGGCGAGTGCTGTTCGGCGCTACAGTCGGTCAAGCTGCACCCCTGGCGAGTTTGACTGTTAACGCCCGCAGTACCGAGGTTTCGGGCAATATTGCGACATCTGGCGACATGACTTTCAATAGTAACGTCACAGTCGATCGCACCGCCGCCCTAGCCGCCACCACCGGCAATATCGCTTTTGCCAATACCCTCGACAGCACGCCGGGCCGAGCTAATAATTTGACGCTGCGCGCTGGCGGCAACATTACTTTTGACGGCAGAGTCGGTCAAACTCAGAGGTTGGGCCGGCTCTCGGCCGATGCTGCTAGCGTGACGGCTGCTTCCACAATTGCAGCCTGCAGTTTGAGCGTTAACGCCCGCGATTCCGCTACCTTCGGGGGGGACAGCACGACCGCTTTGGGAGCCGATATCAAGGCAGGAAATGTCCTCTTAGAGGGTAATTTCAGGACGGATGGGGGCAGCGTGAACCTGCAAGGAAGCCGCGAGGTTCGGACTGGCAATATTACCTCGAACGGCGGGAGGATTCGGGTTGAGGGGAATACTGTTGCTGCAGGTGCGATCGACTCGTCATCGGCGGGCACAGGAGGCGCGATCGCTCTCCAAACCAATGCCGGCCCTTTAACTGCGGGAGCTTTGAACGCTTCGGGGGCGATCGGCGGAAATATTGCTGTCACCTCTTCATCGGGCATTTCGGCTCTCGATCTCAACTCCAGCAGCACTTCAAACGGCAACGGCGGGGGCGTTTCCCTGAGCGCGACTGATAACATTCAGTTGGGCTCGATCAACGCTCAAGGCGGCCCTGGTGGCGCTGGCGGCAGCGTTGATGTGACAACCCCCGGTTTGTTTCGCTCGAACAATGTTTTCAACGATATATCGGGCAATTCTTCGAGTATTTCTACTGCCGGAGGTGCGGGGGCGGGGAGGATCGCAATTCGCCACGGAGGCGGTATCGATCGACCGTTTGTAGTTGGCGGTGCGATCGACAATGGAACCCTGGGAAGCATTAATGCTGGCGCGGGAAACGCCATTTTGCCCAGTCTTGCTTTTGGGGAAACTTACACCCAGGGAAGTTTACCAAATCAGATTTCCCTAATTACACCGGGCGCGCCCTCTACTCCCGCACCAATTCCCCCACCAATTCCCCCACCAATTCCCGCACCAATTCCCGCACCAATTCCCGAACCAATTCCCGCACCGCCTCTAGTGCCAGTAGTCCCCGTAAATCCCGATCCTGCCCAGTCACTTCCTGCATCTTTGCAAGTAGAATTGCGATCGCAAAGTCGATACAAAACTCCCGAAATTAGCCCGGATATTTTCGCTCCTTCTCGCAGGCTAGATTCTGCTGGTTCGGGAGTTTTAGCATTTGAGGAAATCTTTACTCGCGAGTACGAAAAATATCTAGACTTGCCCGCAAGAACGCCAATTAGTAATATGTCGGTAATTTACGAAACTCTTCGTAAAAATGAACAAATTACCGGGATCAAATCGGCCATTATTTATATGAATTGGGTCAGTGGCTCGGCTGCAGCAGCCAAAGAAAATGGTTCGGTGCTGGTGGCCAGTCAGGATTTATCTAATCTATTGCCTGTGAGAAAACACCTCGCATCCCAGCCTCCTCATCCGTTAGAAGATAAGTTGACCCAGAGGTTGCAGCCGGATGGTAAAGAAGTTTCCGATGTTCCTAACGGGGAGCATTTAGAATTAGTGTTAGTAACAGCTAACGCTCAACCCCAGCGCGTTTTAATTCCGGCGACAACGCGCTGGCAGGTGTTGCAACTAGCCGACGCCCTGCAAAGCGAAATCACTAATCCCCGCAAAAGAAGCAGCATTAGTTATTTGGATACGGCGCAAAAACTTTATCGCTGGTTAATTGCGCCAGTTGCCGCAGAATTGACAGCTTTAAAAATTGACAATTTAATTGTAATTCCGGCAGCAGGTTTGCGGAGCGTGCCGTTTGTGGCCCTTCACGACGGCAAAGGCTTTTTAGTTGAGAAATACAGCATTAGCGTGATGCCGAGTCTGAGTTTGACTGATACTCGCTACGACAATATTGCGGATGATGAAGTTTTGGCAATGGGGGCGTCGGTATTTGAAGATAAAGCGCCATTACCGGCGGTACCGGTGGAGTTAGAGTCGATCGCGCCGCCCTCAGAAGGAAAATCATTTTTGAATCAAGATTTTACTCTCGGAAATTTGCAAGCTCAGCGGGCAAATCGGCCTTTTGGCATCATTCACTTAGCAACTCACAGCGAATTCCAGCCCGGGGAACCGAAAAATTCTTACATTCAGTTGTGGGATACTAAATTGCGTATCGATCAAATGCGGCAGTTGCGGTGGAATGAACCGCCGGTGAATCTGTTAGTTTTAAGCGCGTGCAGTACCGCTTTGGGCGACGAAGAGGCGGAGTTGGGGTTTGCGGGTTTGGCGGTAGCTAGCGGTGCTAAATCGGCTTTGGCGAGTTTGTGGGAAGTCAGCGATGAGGGGACTTTGGGGCTGATGACTGAGTTTTATCGGCAGTTGCGGGCTCCCAGACGCGGTGGAAATTTGATGATTAAAGCGGAGGCTTTGCGGCGCGCGCAATTACAGATGCTGCAGGGGCGCGTGCGGATTCAAGACGGGATGCTGCGAGTCGAAGGGCTTTCTGGGAGTCTAATTTTGCCTCCGGAAATTGCTGCGCGGGGCGATCGAGTGCTTTTGCATCCTTATTATTGGGCCGCATTTACAATGATTGGCAATCCTTGGTAGTGGAGTTTTCCCACAAGTCTTACCGAAGTTATTAGGGTGGTATGATGAACTCCCTTGATTCGTTAATCCCCGAAAATTTCTACCATTGACATACATTTTTAGGCCTTGCGTTTTCACAGTATAACTGTAACCATGTGTGGGATTCATAATCAGCGATAAATTGACGATCGCGTTAGACACAAATCTGGTTTTGTTTTCATTTTTTCTTAGTGTTTTTACGGATATTGGTTAATTTGCATTCGCTTTCATTTCATGGTGATTCCACCTATTCATACTCTAATTATGTAACACCCAAATCTCCTATGAAGATCGGGGGCGATCGCCCTTCACTCTGTTCTTCCTGCCTTTGCAGGAAACTGTGGAGCGATCGCACTCCTGACCCGAATGTTTAGCCGTCTTATTTTTAAGAAATATTAACAAAAAATAATTTTTATTTTAAAGCTTAAGTTTTTTTAAGTTTTCCGATATTATTATGTACTAGAGGATACATCTACTTAATTAATTAACAATTTCTCAACAAATAATTGAGTATTAATACTAACAAGAGGCTCTAAGAATGATTAACTTAGCGGGCTACGAGATTACTAACCAAATTCATGAAAGTAACAATTCTTTAGTTTACCGCGGACTGAGAAAGCAAGACAACCAACCGGTAATTCTCAAATTTCTCAAACAAGATTATCCGATGCCAGCTTCCTTAGTCAGATACAAGCAGGAATACGAAATTACACGCAATCTTCACCTAGAAAGTGTGCCTCAAACCTACAGCTTAGAAAGGTACCATAACAGTTTGGCTATCATTTTCGAGGATTGTGGTGGAGACTCATTAAAGCTCTTATTGGCTTCTCACCAACTTACCTTAGAAGAGTTTTTATTAATAGCTATTAAAATAACCAGGGCTTTAGGTGAAATTCATCAACATAAAATTATTCATAAAGATATCAATCCCAGCAATATTATTATTAACTCAACCACAGGGCGAGTTCAAATTATAGATTTTGGCATCTCTACTGTTTTAAAGCGCGAAAATCCTACCCTGAAAAATCCTAATGTTTTAGAAGGCACTCTTAGCTATATATCGCCGGAACAAACAGGCAGAATGAACAGAGCCATAGACTACCGCACTGATTTTTACTCATTAGGAGTCACTTTTTACGAACTGCTAACGCGGCAATTGCCCTGGGATTACAGCGATGCAATGGAATTAATCCACTGTCACATTGCCAAACAAGCAGTACCGCCCCATCAAATCAATCTAGAAATTCCTAAAGCTGTTTCTGATATTGTGATGAAGCTATTAGCGAAAACCGCTGAAGCCAGATATCAAAGCCCTTGGGGAATTATCGCTGACTTAGAAGAATGCCTAGAACAATTAAAAACTACGGGAGCAATTGCAGATTTTGCCATCGCCCAAAAAGATATTACAGATAAGTTTCAGATACCTCAGAAACTCTACGGCAGAGAAACAGAAGTAGAAACCTTATTAGCAGCCTTTGAGCGAGTCAGCAGGGGCAGCACCGAAATGATGCTAGTATCCGGTTACTCTGGCATTGGAAAATCCGCCTTAGTACAAGAAGTTTATAAACCAATTACTAAAGCCAGAGGTTATTTTATTGCCGGAAAATTCGACCAATTTCAACGAAATATCCCTTACGCGGCCGTTGTCAAAGCCTTTCAATCATTAGTCAAGCAACTCTTAACAGAAAGCGAAAATCAACTCAACACCTGGAAACAAAAAATATTAGCTGCGGTTGGCGCTAACAGTCAAATCATTGTAGATGTCATTCCGGAAGTAGAATTAATCATTGGCCCACAGCCGGCCGTACAAGAATTAGGCGCTACCGAAGCACAAAATCGCTTTAATTTAGTATTTCTCAAATTCATCCGCGTGTTTTGTTCAGTTGACTATCCCTTAGTCATCTTTCTCGACGATTTACAATGGGCTGATGCCGCTACATTGAAATTGCTACAAGTAATGATAGCAGATGAGCCAACGAACTATCTATTTCTAATTGGTGCTTATCGAGACAACGAAGTCAACCCATCTCATCCTTTAATGATGACTTTGGACGAGCTGCAAAATCAAGGTGCCAGAATCGAGCGAATTACTTTAGCTCCCCTACACCTTCACCAAATAAGTAACTTAATTAGTGATACCGTGCGTAAAGACCAAAAATCAGCCCTCCCCCTAGCCGAGTTAGTGGTCAGTAAAACTCAAGGCAATCCTTTTTTTGTCAATCAGTTTCTCAAAACTCTCTATCAAGAAAACCTGCTAAGATTCAATTTTCAAGAAAGAAACTGGGATTGGAATATTTCAGAAATTGAATCAGTAGGCATTACTGATAACGTCATTGAATTGATGCTAGGAAAATTGAAAAGACTGCCCGCATCAACTCAGCAAGTTTTGCGTTTGGCTGCTTGCGTGGGTAATAGTTTTGACTTAAACACTCTTTCAATTATTAATGAAAAATCCTGGGCGACCACGTTTCAAGAACTCTTGCCAGCCATCCAAGAGGGATTAATCTTAACTACTTCTGAGTTAGGCGCTGCCGAATCAGAAATAATTAACTCAGACTTGGTAATTACTACTTATAAATTTTTGCACGACCGCGTGCAGCAGTCAGGTTACGCTTTGATTGACTCCCAACTGCAAACAGCAATTCACCTACAAATTGGTCGTCTGTTACTGGCAAATATTTCTCCCGAGCGACGAGCCGAAAGAATTTTTGAAATTGCGGATCATTTGAATTCGGGTCGGAATTTAATCGTTGACGAACACGAGAAAATTGAACTAGCTATTTTAAATTTAACAGCCGCTCGCAAAGCCAAAGATGCAACGGCTTATGCTGCTGCCAGAGATTACTTAAAAATCGGTCGAGAAATTTTACCGGGCGATATTTGGCAAGACTCCTACGAACTAGCTTTTACCTTTCATAAGGAGCTGGCAGAGGCTGAATATTTAAACGGCAATTTTGAAGAATCAGAAGCTTTAATAAAAGTGGCATTTGCCCGGGCAAAATCCGAGCTAGAAAAAGCCGAAATATACAACATTTTGATCGTGCAGTACACTCTCTTGAGTAAATATGAAGCAGCAGTGCAATCTGGATTAAAAGCCCTGCACTTGCTGGGCATAGATTTGGCTGAAGATAATTTAAGCGAGGCGGTTAATGCGGAAATGGCGGCAGCTACAGCCTGCTTGGCAAACCAAGAAATTGCTTCATTAATTAATGCCGAAAAGATGAAAGATCCGGCTCAACTAATGGCAATGAAATTATTGGGAAACATGGGGCCGCTAACGTTCTTTTCCTCTCAAGAACTGTGGAAGTTGACTGTGATCGAAGCGATTAACCTTTCTCTCAAGTACGGTTTTGTAGCGGGAGGGTCTTACTGCTATTCGTGTTATGGAATTATCCTGAATTCAATTTTAGGGAATTACCAATCTGCTTATGAGTTTGGCAGACTCGCTCTGACTCTGAGCGAAAATTCAAATAATTTGTCTCAAAATTGCCAAGATAGTGTGATATTTGCCAATTACTTAAACTGCTGGGTGAGGTCTCTCAAAACTACGGCCCAAATTAATAACGAAGGTTATAAAGTTGGCTTGCAATCGGGCAATTTGCAATGGACTGGTTATAACCGGATGTTTCAAACTATTACCTATTTCTTCCAGGGCATGAATTTGAATAATCTCTTGGAAGATATTGGCAAGTCGCTCCATTTCTGCTATCATACTAAAAATCTCTGGGCGATTGATATTATTATTGCTAATAAGATAGCAATTTTGAATTTGATGGGAGAAGAGGATGAAGTTAGCGAAAAACAGCATTTAGAAAATTTTCATGAGCGTAAAAGTATGGCAGCGCTGTGCGAGTTTTATGTTTTAAAAGCGCAGAATCTTTATCTTGACGAACAGTACAGTGAGGCGCTAGAAGCATCTGAACGGGCGGCAGGGCTGATCGATTATTTGATGGGTCATATTTCTAGTGCTCATCATTATTTTTACCGCTGTCTGATTTTAACGGCTCTATATTCTGAGGTTTCTGAATCGGAGCGAAAAGATTACTGGCAGCAATTAGAAGCTAATCAGAAACTAATCAAAGTTTGGGCGGATAACTGTTCGGAAAGTTTTGCACATAAATTCTCGCTAGTGGCGGCAGAAATGGCGAGAATTTCAGGTCGAGATTTGGAGGCGATGGATTTGTACGATCGCGCTTCTTCTGAGGCTAGAGAGGGTGATTTTATTCAGAATGAAGCGCTGGCGGCGTTTCTTGCTGCTAAGTTTTGGTTGGGGAAAGATAAAGAAGAGTTTGCCCAAATTTACTTGACTAAAGCTCACTATGGCTACCAATATTGGGGTGCTAAACGTCAAGTTGAGTATTTAGAGGAAAAGTATCCTCAATTAATAGCGAGAATTTCTGGGAAGACAACTACTCAAACAAAAGTTAACCGCACCACGACGGCGACTACTAGCAACAATTTGGGAGAGACGCTAGACTTAGCTACGGTGATGAAAGCTTCTTTCGCGATTTCGGGTGAAATTGTTTTGAGTAGGTTGCTGGAAAGGTTGATGAAGATTGCGATCGAGAATGCGGGGGCGCAAAAAGGCTTTTTGATTTTAGAAAAAGCGGGAAACTGGGCGATTGAGGCGGAAGGTTCGGTGCAGGAGGATGAGGTTAGCGTGCTGCGATCGCTTCCTCTCAATGCAGAAGCAGCTTCTGGGGGAACTCCTTTGCTGGCTTGTGCTATCGCTAATTATGTGATTCGCACTCAGGAAAATGTGGTGTTAAATAATGCGGCTCAAGAGGGACAATTTACTCGCGATCCTTATATTGCAGCTACTCAACCGAAGTCTATTCTTTGCACTCCTCTGCTGCACCAAGGTAAGCTGACTGGCCTTCTTTATTTGGAAAATAACCTGACTGAAGGGGCTTTTACTACCGATCGGCTTGAGTTGTTAAAACTTTTATCTTCCCAAATTGCTATTTCTATTGAGAATGCTCAACTTTACAAAAATTTACAGGATTTTAATCAAAACTTAGAGCAATTAGTGAGCGATCGCACTCAACAATTATCGAACACCCTAGAGGCTTTAAAAGCTACCCAAACTCAGTTAGTCGAATCTGAAAAAATGGCCTCTCTGGGAGGATTAGTTGCTGGTGTTGCCCATGAAATTAATACTCCCATCGGAGTGGGTGTCACTGTTGCTTCAGCTTTGGCAGAAAATACTACCGAATTTGTATCTATTTATAAAAGCGGCAAAATGAAGCGCTCGGATTTAGAAGAGTTTGTCGATATTGCTACCCAAAGCAGTAAGGCACTTCTAATTAACCTAGAGCGGGCGGCAGCCTTGATTCAAAGCTTTAAGCAAGTAGCAGTAGATCGCTCTAGCGAAGAACGACGTACTTTCCAGATCAGACCTTATCTTGATGAAATTTTATTACAATTAAAACCCAAGTTGAAAAATAGCCAACATTCGCTTAAAATTAAGGGAGATAGCAAAATAGCCATAACTTCTTATCCAGGAGCCTTGTCCCAAGTTGTGACAAACTTGCTAATCAATTCTCTGATTCATGCCTACGAACCAGGGCTTTCTGGGGAAATAATTTTTGATTGGGAGCAAGAAGATAATCGGCTAAGGTTTGAATACGCCGATGAAGGTAAAGGTATTCCCCCAGAAAACTTAAGTAAAATTTTTGAGCCATTCTTTACCACTAAGCGCGGTCAAGGTGGCAGTGGGTTAGGGTTACATATTGTCTACAATTTAGTCACGCAAAAACTAAAAGGTGAAATTGAATGTCTAAGTGAGGTGGGAAGAGGAACCAAGTTTATTATTAAATTACCCATGCAAATTGATTCACAAATGTAAAGTTACAATTCCCATTTACTGGGAAAATACCTCAGTAAGTCCACCTCATTAAAAGTAAAATAAGGATGATTGAAAAGGTTGCCGTGTAACTCTTCTCCCTTCTGCCTTTTTCTTAACAGGTTTTCTAACTTAAAACCTAAACATTAGTAAAAAATAAAGGTGTAAAGCAATGAAAAGTGATTTTGACGATTTGTTAACTAAACCATCTCCAGAAACAGTATTCTTTGCCGAAGGACTCGACTCGGATGACGAGATATTGTTTGCAGATGAAACCACAGAAGAAAAACTGAGTGAAAGCTGGAAAATTTTAGTTGTAGATGATGAGGCTCAAGTTCACACCGCTACCGAAATTTCACTAAGGAAGTTTGTCTTTGAAAATAAATCTTTAACTTTTATCAATGCTTACTCCGCTCGTGAAGCTAAACAGCTAATCCAAGAAAATCCTGATGTTGCCATCATCTTACTTGATGTAATTATGGAAACAGATGATGCTGGCTTAAACTTTGTTAAATATGTCCGAGAAGTTTTAGGCAATCAGTTAGTGCGAATTATTTTACGCACGGGTCAACCCGGACAAGTACCTGAAAAAAGCATTATTATTAATTACGATATTAATGACTATAAAACTAAAACTGAATTAACGACATCAAAGCTATACACTACGATGCTAACAGCTTTGAGAAGTTTTTCTCTCAGTCAGAATTTGCTGTCTGAAATAGAGCGGCGCGAACAAGTAGAGAAAGCACTCCGTATCAGTGAAGAAAAAGAGCACCAAAAATCTGTTGCCTTAGAGCATTTTGTCAAAGAACTCCAAGAAACACAACTCCAGCTAGTTCAAAGTGAAAAAATGTCTAGTCTCGGTCAATTAGTTGCAGGTGTCGCTCATGAAATCAACAATCCGGTTAACTTTATTTATGGCAATCTGTCCCACGCCAACGACTATATTAAAGAACTCATTAATATGTTGAATCTTTACCAAAGGCATTACCCGCAACCAGCAGCAGAAATTATCCATGAAATAGAAGATGCAGAGTTGCCATTTATCATAGATGATTTACCAAAATTGCTTTCTTCCATGCAGTTAGGGATCGAACGCATTCGCAATATTGTTCACTCTCTACGCAATTTTTCTCGGTTGGATGAAACTGAAATTAAATCAGTAGATATCCACGAAGGCATTAATAGCACTTTGATGATATTACAGCACCGACTAAAGGCTAAGTCCGATCGGCCTGCTATTAATGTGATAAAAGACTATGGCGTATTGCCGCTTGTGAACTGTTATGCCGGTCAGCTCAATCAGGTGTTTATGAACCTTTTAGCGAATGCTATAGATGCTTTAGAAGAGAGACTAAGTAGAGAAGATGGTGCAGTTTTTCACCCCCAGATTTTGATTCGGACTGAAGTTGTACCCGGCAGTTCGCATGATAACATTAGCTCGGCTTCCCACATCCTCGTAACAATTACTGATAATGGTGTGGGAATGACAGATAACGTTCATGCTAAACTTTTCACTCCATTTTTTACTACTAAGCCCGCAGGAAAAGGTACAGGCATGGGATTGTCCATCAGCCGAAAAATTCTGATAGAAAAACACTGCGGTCAATTGGAGTGTATTTCTACGCCTGAGCAGGGAACGCAGTTTATTATTGATCTGCCGACTATCTGTAGAGCCACTAATATCGCCGTAGCTAATGCCTAGAAAACTTATCTGGCTGAATTGAGCGTATACCGGTGTTCAGTTGCATGAGAATAGGGTAATTGCTAATTCCTGATTAATCGGAATTCTGACAGAATTTTTTCCCGCATCAAGTCTCCCTTTTTCTGGGGTGGGGAATTGATGCGGCTTTAGGCACATTCTTCTTACTTAATTGTGTTGGTTTTCAATATATTTTTTAACAATCTCTTCCGAGGCGTTACCAACTGTGCGGTAAAAATACAGCATATTCCACGTATACGTAGTAAACTGCATTGCGTAGATCGGCCGAAAAAATGAAACTTTATGCGATCAAATTTCGTAAAAAAATAGTGAAAGCTTATGAACCCAGTGATACATCAATGAGGGCGGTGCTGAATTAGGGTATGGTAAATTTATAGTGCGATCGCCAAAAAATAACACTCATTAAACGCAGAGCTTATGCAATCTCCTGAATTTCCGTCAACTTCTGTTAATAAAAATGGTCATAAAAAAGGTCAACAAAATTATATTTGTCTCGGTTGTGCCGACAATTTATAGATTGCTATCAACATCCTAAAGCTTACTATAAAAATGTTAAACCTGAATGTCTCACAATGTATGTCAATGGTATGAGTCTTCGAGGAATTGAGAGAGTCAAAATGTGCATCATACGACAATTAATTGGCTCCAACAAGTAAG of Oscillatoria nigro-viridis PCC 7112 contains these proteins:
- a CDS encoding transposase; translation: MQFTTYTWNMLYFYRTVGNASEEIVKKYIENQHN
- a CDS encoding ATP-binding protein; translated protein: MKSDFDDLLTKPSPETVFFAEGLDSDDEILFADETTEEKLSESWKILVVDDEAQVHTATEISLRKFVFENKSLTFINAYSAREAKQLIQENPDVAIILLDVIMETDDAGLNFVKYVREVLGNQLVRIILRTGQPGQVPEKSIIINYDINDYKTKTELTTSKLYTTMLTALRSFSLSQNLLSEIERREQVEKALRISEEKEHQKSVALEHFVKELQETQLQLVQSEKMSSLGQLVAGVAHEINNPVNFIYGNLSHANDYIKELINMLNLYQRHYPQPAAEIIHEIEDAELPFIIDDLPKLLSSMQLGIERIRNIVHSLRNFSRLDETEIKSVDIHEGINSTLMILQHRLKAKSDRPAINVIKDYGVLPLVNCYAGQLNQVFMNLLANAIDALEERLSREDGAVFHPQILIRTEVVPGSSHDNISSASHILVTITDNGVGMTDNVHAKLFTPFFTTKPAGKGTGMGLSISRKILIEKHCGQLECISTPEQGTQFIIDLPTICRATNIAVANA